From the Choristoneura fumiferana chromosome 15, NRCan_CFum_1, whole genome shotgun sequence genome, the window GTTTCAAAATCATTTGGCCCCTTTTATTCGTTACCGGTATTAATTCTGGAGAATGTTTGGTGCTGATAGACAAGACGTCGCGCTTATCGCGCCACTTGCAAACACAGACGATACTGTTGTATCTGAAGATACTACCACCTTTCCTTAGCTTATTGGTGCAAACAACTGCAGGGTTTCCTTTTCTGTTAGCCCTAAGGGTGCCCGTGACATTTGTGCCTTTACGTAGTAAGAATGTTGATAACTCTACGCTGTTATAAAAATTGTCCATGTATAAATGGCGTccagtgttaaaatatttattgaaaagttTGCACACTACTTTATCCGTGTGGCCTCGCCCCCCTACTTCGTCGTCCCTTTTACCTTTATACATGTGCAATCGGAGTGCTAGGCCACACGGATCGGCTaacatatataatttaattccaaatttgtGTCGTTTGCCTTTTAAATATTGTCTGAAGCCACTACGACCTCGACATAATATCATGGATTCGTCAATTGTTAAATTCTCGCCAGGAGAgtataaattatacattttttcattgaaatattCCATCAACGAGTCCAAATTATGTTTTCCAAATTTCAAACATCGAACGATTAACAGAAATCTATTGCGAGACATGAATTTTTTAgcaaataagtttaaaaaataatctttactCCAGTAATCTGAATATCTATTCACTTTTACTGTTcccatttgaaataaaatacctaaaaacgtcaaaaattCAGGGACATCCAGTGATTTCCATTTTAAAATTGCGTTATTAAGTCGTCCTTGTAGCATAGTAGTTGCGAAATCGTTGGTGCTTTTGACAATTTCTTCCAAAATTTCtattgaaaataaaagtttaaaaaaatcgtaaggCGTTGAGGCATATTCGGGAACGCGGCATTCCTGTTCGCCGTTAAAAATTGGAGCACGGCGTGCAGTTACTGGACGATGCAGAGTCCACTCCTCGTTGATCGGCGCCACGCTACCCTGCTCCCCGTCATCAATCTCCTCCTCGGAGGAAGATGTTTCGCTTTCAGCagtcctaaaaataaaaaataaattaaaataacgatttCACAAGCGATACAAGTATCTACATATGTATAATATACTatactaacacacacacaacacacacacacacacacacacacacacacacacacacacacacaacttgTTGACAcagaaatttataaaattaataatttttgttttagttttgaaaaataaaatataaaaaaactgttttggaTTACGTTTTTAGTTTTGGATTATGTATTATTGTTTAGAggctaattaaatatttttctttattatttttgttcctTAAACATAGTTGCCATTTGCCGCTAACCATTGTTTCttgtaaatcatattttttttaccccaCGAGACAGGCCTTGCCTAGTGTGGGGGTCAGCACAAATGTATTCTgtgtctttaatatttttggaaataaactatttgtatttgtatttgtattttgtactaAGCTAGagaacatctttttacattctCCTAATCACAACAACCTGAAACCTGAGTAAGAGCTAGGTCGCACTACGGATAAACCGctgaatatcgctagatggcgttagtattgtgaggttcgtttgacgttttagtcttgcttgcgattggctcatttagttatttaattaaccaatcacgagcgcaACGCAAAATTTAAACGGACCTGACGATACTAACGCcgtctagcgatatttcgcctgtggaaaaaccctcattgttatgtttttgttgtataTTTGTGTGCCGACAAATAGAACTCGCACATGGTTCGGTCAAGTTACTTGAAAACGAGCAAAAATTGATAAGCGCAGTAAATAATCGTAcgttagtatttattttgaatgcatttataaaaaatatactattatttgtataaaaaacaaagtttattattctatttatttattcaaacaatattattattgaaaatacaaactgaaatatagatgcacagaaaaataagaccatcactgggaatcgaacccaggtcctcggtaatccgtaccgcgtgctataccgctacaccactgatggtcaacggtaccgacacgaatttccctatgcacctcatatctcagcttgtgtttcttacttagtcacttaagcagcgacgctagcgacatctatgccgtaagccctcaaacttttttcggcggtgagcggttagttccaaaggaatgccgaaaaaagtttgagggcttacggcatagatgtcgctagcgtcgctgcttaagtgactaagtaatgaaacacaagctgagatatgaggtgcatagggaaattcgtgtcggtaccgttgaccatcagtggtgtagcggtatagcacgcggtacggattaccgaggacctgggttcgattcccagtgatggtcttatttttctgttttttctgtgcatctatatttcagtttgtattttcaatttcggttttacgggatgaccgtaaaagtaaaaatttggaattgaaataaaaaatacaaaaagatttcaaaaaaccaatcttaatattattatttgaaaaataaatttctaagACATGTCCGGATTTTTTGAAGAGCTCTTTTCGTTGCATTAAATTTTTTAAGCAATTTTGTCACTAGTAGAATTTTACGCTAGCTGTATTCAAAATCAGGAAGTACGCGCAGCATAAAGACAACTCTGATCTCTTACGGATAATAACCGGTAGATAAATTTGGTGATGCGAGTGTACACATTTAAATTCCATAGGGAAATCCAAGCTTATGCTTAATTAGGAGAAAGAGATGCAAGCGTATCGGCCACGTCGTTCAAGGTCATATTTTCTATCTTCAAGCCCTGTCCAAGATTGCACTATCCAGTGTCTATATAACGTCCTTGGGGATCTCGGTAAGAGTGGATAGTtgtagtttattaaaattttgtttctgTGCTCATTATTGTTTGGTGGATTATAAACACACAACAAATTAACGTAATAGTATTTAGCAAGTGGTACGCATGAAGGTCCTGCTCTTCATTTTAAGTCAGACTTGTTGCTGTATGAGCCTAGTGCCCTTTGTCTTTCTCTTAAAGAAAGACACTGAAAAAATAAGTCGTTGAATAGAAAGCAAAACCTATGACCCAACCTAACCGACCATACGTaatatctcttagtagtctgcaGTGTTGCCAGGTCCCTGTTTTTATAGGAGATCTCCTGGTTTTAGAGTGTTGCTCCTGTTctactgtattttttaacaatctCCTGGATTTTAGAAGTTCACTTGTAAAATTAACCATACAACTACAAAGTTCTTATAGTGAGTGCAAGACAGCCTTAAATTGGTTAAATCTATGCCACAGTTTCTAAATGAAACTAAGAGAGCTAATGAATTTATGGTCGTTTCAAGGTTTTTAGTGTAAGgcctttaattttattgtagtgTGTAACATCTGTGTCACTTTGAACCTTAGTAACAAAAACACTTTCTTTGCAGATGAGACATATAGGTAATAAAGAATTGTACCTAAAAGTAATTGATGCTTAGTCTTTAAGTAAGCCAATTAGTCTATTCTAGCTTCCATATTCAGAAACTTATATTGGTTACTTAagttaaatagatattttatatgAGCTGTCGGTGATAGgatttaaatacttttaaatcACTAAATTACTTTGAGTTATGCAGCTAGAGAAATTTGATTTATATAGCttgttactttaaataaattacctaaatttaaccaagttaatattatatttttacttttaagtaaatttatgtagttgaaaaactaatattcatcctttgttaataataaatcataaattaaataacctatggaatataataaataaaacatgcttCCATTAATGGTTTACGAGGTAATTTTTTTCtcctgtttttatttcaaatctccTGTTTTTTACGACATATATCTCCTGTGTTTTTCAAATTGGACCTGGCAACACTGGTAGTCTGTGAACCGAACGTAATACGTAAACGAGTCGCTCGCAGCCGCGTGGCTTACGGAATAAAATGAGCTCAACAAGGTAATTATATCTATAATATCATGTTGTTATCGCAATAATACATTAATTTAGAATGTGTTCTTATGAAATATGTTATATTTTATAGCTGACTGATGATGGCATAAAAAGGTAAATAGGTACTATCGTAAGATGGTTTTCAAATAATATGCAACTAACCGTTTCGCACACGGAATGCTGTATGTGGTGTGGTGCTATTTTTGATcgattgtgttttgtttgtgatttcGCACTTGCTACTAATTATTCCATTCGATATCGAACGACACTAACATGCTTACCAACAAACTAACCTAAAACTCTTGTGTTTGGGGATCGTCGATCAAGAAACTTGAATTTTAAGCTATTTTatgtggttttttttctgtacgggtcttgtatttgttttgttgacaaaATCTTGCTTAAATATTGGTATGCCTGCTATActtgtgatattattattattattagatgcGGAGGACAGGAGCAGCACTGGCAGCGCTGGCTGCCAATGCTGTGCTGTTTCTGGcgaaagtaagtacctatggaATACCCAGTAATTTTTTTAGTGGTTACTTAGGTATACTTTATTCCcatgttattaataataaaaataaagagagATGGTATTATCAATGTCTGTtagatatataattaattatgtctgttatattaaaaaataaacaaataaatatcatggtaagctttcagacgaccagatggcctagtggtcagagaacctgactatgaagcttgaggtccagggttcaattcccgtgtcggggcagatatttgtatgaataaaaaatgaattttctcagttcttgggtgtttaatatgtatttaagtatgtatctatatctatatacttacattgtatctatatctatatacttatatttatccgttgcttagtaccctggtcatttggtgtgaattgtcccgtgatatttatttattatttaagcttGACACCAATGCGGGTTTTCATGGAGctaaaatatcgttagatggcaTTAGTATCAAGAGGTGCATTTGGcgtttgcttgtgattggctcatttagctttataaccaatcacaagcaaacTTCAAACGGACCTTACAATACTAACAACATCTAGCAGTATtttgcctctgtgaaaacccttatTGACCTAGCCTAGTCCAAAAGCAAGcatagcttgtgttatggggTACACTAAGCAATGGATTaacatacttaagtatatacataaatacatatgaaacacccaagactcgagaacaaacattcacatttttcattcaaatgtctgccccgactGGGGATTGAACCCAGGATTTCAAGctttatagtcaggttctctaaccactgggctatccggtcgtcatttaTCAGAGTGGTAATTATTCTACCATTAGGTAATATAAAAACtgacatttgttttgtttagagTTTAAGAGAACCCTTATATTGTTAACAGATCTAATGAAAATGAAGAGGAGGCCCATTTGCTGGACGAGCAGCAGCCGATCGTGCAGCAGCCGCGCGATCGGCTGCTGCTCCTCCAGCAAAGGGACGAGGAGCGCCGGCAGCTGCGCGAGACGCAGCTTGGGCTGTACCGCGCCCTCGGACTTGAAGagccgccgcgccgccagcTGAGCCTCGAAGAGGTGGAGGCGTCTCGAGCGCGGTGGGCGGCAGCAGCCGCGGGGGCGCGGCGTACTCGGTGTCTGCGGCTCGCGCAGTACCGCGCCGAAACAGGGAGCCTATACGCTATTAATCACTCTGCTTTAAACCAATGAATTATAcaatcgattttttaaataaatatgttttatttatctaacaATAATGAAGAGGCCATAATAATGAATACGCATAATTGAACATTATCAATTATAACTTTAACTGTTATAAAACGAGatcgcataattttatcaagcgagtgaaTTACCTTGGTCAGGGCAAAACCGACTGTAAGGTTAGATTcaacgctacgcttcgctcccgccttaaccttcgatgttaggtattttgttataatagcccaataatagatattttcacatagtagttCACTTTTCTCAGATCTAATTATTGAGTAACTAAAACAATCTGGACAATCAAAATAATCATTCTacttttagtaatatttttcacttagtgtaaaactttaaatatatattgtgtttgacaaataaaagttaaaattaccaTTTTATGGTTatacttttaaatacttatgCAAAGGTCATGCTAACTAAATTCGTGCCAACTTatcgttatgccaatccacattatgcgTATCTATTCAGTTATGTTATAGTATGAATCTTCCCAGGTGAACTTTTCGCTTCGAGCCCTCTTTCAAACAAAAGCTCTATTATCGCAAAGCCGCTAGCTACCGAGTTGGCACGTGCCACTACAACATTCATATTGAAAAACAAACTGTATCGTCATAGTATTAAGGTTCAAATTTAATGTCACTGATATTCTAGATATTACGTTTTGGTAGTGTAGGTAGGACGATAGACCACCCCATCGACTTTATAACCTGACCACCCCGAGGCAATACGGCACtcatatttagttaaaaatgaaACTCGGTTATTTATGTTAAAGCGTTGTATATTTGTTATATTAACAAAATCTAAGGCAACGATGTAAATTCATACTAGTAGAATCTTCCCAGGTGAACTTTTCGCTTCGAGACCTTATCTTTCAAACAAAGGCCATTGTCTCTATTATCGCAATATAGacctttaaaaattaaaaataattactataattataagaaaaaaaattgattaagTATATCTGATTTTTATGACACAATTTTATCTAGTAGTATAAATACTTATAAcagtttatttacctacttacacgGAAAAATTTTGATTATACCTATGTTACACATTTTATTCTTAAATTTACATCGTTGCCTTAGATTTTGTTATATAACAAATATACAACGCTTTATCATAAATAACCgtgtttcatttttaacaccaagtataaaataatatgagtGCCGTATTGCCTCGGGGTGGTCTATCGTCCTACCTCCACTACCAAAACGTAATATCTAGAATATCAGTGACATTAAATTTGAACCTTAACACTATGACTATAccgtttgttttttaatatgaaTGTTGTAGTGGCACGTGCCAACTCGGTAGCTAGCGGCTTTGCGATAATAGAGCCTTTGTTTGAAAGAGGGCTCGAAGCGAAAAGTTCACCTGGGAAGATTCATACTAtatgcgaattaataattatgcgaaataacgttatgccaattattttatgcgaattaatatatgCCCCTGCAATAATGTGTGGTATTCACCAACATTTTCTCTCTTTATTTATATCGTGAACCCAATATCTTTTCCTtcctttttatttctttgtgccatgatattcatttaaaaataacaaagctaaATAGTCTTCAAATTCACTCTGAATCGGAAAACATTGTACATTAGTGCATCTGGAGAACTAACAACAGCGTCTGATGTGAATACACGTCGTACTTATATATGGGGCAAGTGTGCacacagaggcgtctttacctatagtgcggGGTGTGCGTTActcacgggcgcagcggtgttaagggcgccggccgcggcactttgtacctattccattttgaccgcgcgcttcatagatggcgctaaaataataattgcacacgggcgctacaatCTCTCCCACGTTGCATTGCATACCTAATTACCTACGTTGCGTACGTGGGATAAGTGTGTCCCTACCCTACCTAAAAGATTTCAATGAATATGAGTGAAAAATCGATCTGGCTAGGTCTCATTTCATTACCCAGGAAATTCCCCATTTTCTAAATTCACCCGATTCTCGGTACTATCACTTTCACGGATATGGCTTCGAGAGCTAACGCTATGCGCACACActagatacattttgtataaGTATAGAACAAAAGAATCCGGCTGGTAGAAAGACAATTATCTTCCGAGAACTTATACCAGCGTCACTAACACCTGAGCTTTGGGGCTATAAAACCTCGTTCGTTATCGAACCTCTCGCTTGCTCTTGGGAGGTTATCGGATCTCTTGCTCGCACTTTGCATATAAAGATTTTTAGGTTGTTTTGTCAATATATAGAACAAAAGAATCCGGCTTTTAGAGACAAAAGCCCTTCGGATGTCAGCGCCATTTGTAAAACTAACCGTTAGgggcgtttatacctgctgagctggtaacgtggcatttttgttagtttttctcgattattccataaaaatggaatgaaattttaaaatgtagtcTGATAGAACTATTTTTAATGTAGGGTCAAGTGTCCACCAATGAAACACATACAATTCAAATCTCATAAATCTTTTGTCTTGACTGATAGAAGTCTgaattttttactgtacttaggtaatttttaTTGGGTATCGcgtggcaacgcatctgcaatccccctggtattgcaggtgtctatgggcggtggtgatctcttaccatcaggagacccacttgctcgtttgccatccagtcaaataaataaataaatatacagtaCTCTTTAAGAATGTGTAGTAAGTcatcaaaaaactaaaaagtaaaaaagggatttttttCACTGTGTCCACAGTGAAACACTACGTATTTAACAGTGAAACATGAAAACGAATACAATCTGTTTCATAAttttgggacgtatatatgtaataggtcaataaaaaatacacgaaTATAATCGaacagttttaatttaactttaatcAGTTTTATTAGGTGTGTCCCATGCGTACATGTTTCATTGTTGATTACCTGAGGTATTTTATATCAACCTCGAATTTTCGTCTACTAAATTGAGCCACTTTAACACGTGATCTAGTCCACGATGATCTACGAAATACGCTTAATATGaaaaaagtatcaaatatattg encodes:
- the LOC141435857 gene encoding uncharacterized protein encodes the protein MSSTRCGGQEQHWQRWLPMLCCFWRKSNENEEEAHLLDEQQPIVQQPRDRLLLLQQRDEERRQLRETQLGLYRALGLEEPPRRQLSLEEVEASRARWAAAAAGARRTRCLRLAQYRAETGSLYAINHSALNQ